A part of Candida albicans SC5314 chromosome 2, complete sequence genomic DNA contains:
- the PLC2 gene encoding Plc2p (Phosphatidylinositol (PtdIns)-specific phospholipase C (PI-PLC); predicted type 2 membrane protein; role in, and regulated by, filamentation, Nrg1 and Tup1; no mouse systemic virulence role; orf19.5797 and orf19.1586 are almost identical), which produces MVDYKTWLKDIDNNTRISKLSIPGTHNSAACHTALPSVQCQGASVTEQLEHGVRFLDIRVGKLFVGNDVKDLQVIHGKFPVKIPFPLKLKDTLEEVYKFLAHNSSETVIVSIKQEGSDDWDNSQDEFGKLIWDRYVNPNKDRWYLNTDIPKLGDARGKAILFRRFGVQDEQLKKQFGFSASSWTYNTTNDDRGQFVVQDFCEVNTADDLPKKIDYVKDLAKRAQDYTSKGDDKVFLNFTSASNFFDQSCWPQPIAEAMIKGNIQETFHKGVGIIVLDYAETDNWKLPEALIDTNF; this is translated from the coding sequence ATGGTCGACTACAAAACTTGGTTAAAGGATATTGACAACAATACCAGAATCTCTAAATTGTCCATCCCAGGAACTCATAACTCTGCCGCTTGTCACACTGCATTGCCATCTGTTCAATGTCAGGGAGCAAGTGTCACCGAACAATTGGAACATGGGGTCAGATTTCTTGATATTAGAGTTGGAAAGTTGTTTGTTGGTAATGATGTCAAGGACTTGCAGGTTATTCACGGCAAATTCCCTGTCAAAATCCCTTTCccattgaaattgaaggaTACATTAGAAGaagtttataaatttttagcACACAATTCTTCGGAGACTGTCATTGTGTCTATAAAGCAAGAAGGTTCCGATGATTGGGACAATTCTCAAGATGAATTTGGTAAATTAATTTGGGATAGATACGTCAATCCAAATAAGGACAGATGGTATTTGAACACCGACATTCCTAAACTTGGTGATGCTAGAGGTAAAGCCATTTTGTTCAGAAGATTTGGTGTTCAAgatgaacaattgaagaaacagTTTGGATTCTCTGCCTCTTCGTGGACTTACAATACCACCAACGATGACCGTGGTCAATTTGTGGTTCAAGATTTTTGTGAAGTGAATACCGCTGACGACTTGCCAAAGAAAATCGATTACGTTAAAGATTTGGCCAAGAGAGCTCAAGATTATACTTCTAAGGGTGATGACAAAGTGTTCCTTAATTTCACTTCTGCCTCAAACTTTTTTGATCAGTCATGCTGGCCACAACCTATTGCTGAAGCTATGATTAAAGGTAACATCCAAGAAACTTTCCATAAGGGTGTTGGTATCATTGTGTTGGATTATGCCGAGACAGATAACTGGAAGTTGCCTGAAGCTTTAATTGATACTAATTTCTAG
- the SHE9 gene encoding She9p (Protein with similarity to S. cerevisiae She9p, which inhibits growth when overproduced; gene has possible growth-regulation element; fungal-specific (no human or murine homolog)): MNLFVALSKKKKYQHKLFAPYLRPSTDTTTTETRFMLSTCLIRNCVFIRPRLSVICFKAIRYQSKKSDFPDYTKINDPKLREIIEGSNFGTEAILKKQREDQDKKKKMEQERKRLEQEREVDRRREEKRAKEESESNKTDNDNEANQHTDDKLAKVNEKLESNFSKTESGKLRGEDTGTRETVVETEEEEELKLKAENKIIATSKDSVDESDIPNLAKEINETIQKEIAGLPSQKAKNQSKLAKNLTKYLDSAHDTILTATRALNDVTGYSAIEKLKKSIETQEDDLKKAKEKVKQCKIAYGEAIQRRSHSQREVNELLTRKHNWSSNDLERFTELYRNDHENEIHEQEAEKKLDEAESKVDGVQLKLTQSILTRYHEEQIWSDKIRRSSTWGTWVLMGLNVLLFVVATFIVEPWKRSKLVSAFEDKVKQVLVGISQENEQILDPIIEKLEPTDGQVPIKTSFDFKFVTNTWHGLKAALVRNYEALMSPEITNLEFDKFEFELFTMTVAIVAFSMGSLIVSLFK, from the coding sequence ATGAATTTATTTGTCGCAttaagcaaaaaaaaaaaatatcaacacAAATTATTTGCCCCATATTTGCGGCCTCTGACAGATACAACAACCACGGAAACTCGCTTTATGCTCTCGACTTGTTTAATAAGGAATTGTGTTTTTATAAGACCAAGATTATCTGTAATTTGCTTTAAGGCAATCAGATACCAGTCCAAGAAGCTGGATTTCCCTGATTATACCAAGATTAATGATCCTAAATTGAGAGAAATCATCGAGGGATCCAATTTTGGAACTGAAGCGATTTTGAAAAAGCAACGTGAAGATCAggacaagaagaagaaaatggagcaagaaagaaagaggtTAGAACAAGAACGTGAAGTGGATAGAAGACGTGAAGAAAAGCGTGCAAAAGAGGAATCTGAAAGTAACAAGACTGACAATGACAACGAAGCAAACCAACACACCGACGATAAGCTTGCCAAAgtcaatgaaaaattggaatctaatttttcaaaaacagAGTCAGGTAAACTTCGAGGAGAAGATACTGGTACTCGTGAGACCGTTGTGGaaacagaagaagaagaggagttgaaattgaaagcagaaaacaaaattattgcAACGAGCAAAGATTCTGTTGATGAAAGTGATATTCCCAATTTGGCAAAGGAGATCAATGAAACCATACAGAAAGAAATCGCTGGGCTACCTTCTCAAAAAGCTAAAAACCAAAGCAAATTGGCCAAAAACTTAACGAAATATTTAGATTCTGCACATGATACAATCTTAACTGCTACAAGGGCATTGAATGACGTTACTGGGTATTCtgcaattgaaaaattgaaaaaatcaatagaGACCCAAGAAGacgatttgaaaaaagctAAAGAGAAGGTTAAACAATGTAAGATTGCATATGGTGAAGCCATCCAACGAAGATCACATTCACAAAGAGAGGTCAACGAGTTATTGACCAGGAAACACAATTGGTCACTGAACGATTTAGAAAGATTCACAGAATTGTACAGAAATGAccatgaaaatgaaatacaTGAACAAGAAGCagagaaaaaattggaCGAAGCTGAAAGTAAAGTTGATGGGGtgcaattgaaattgacaCAACTGATTCTCACAAGGTACCACGAAGAACAAATTTGGTCTGACAAAATTAGGAGATCCTCTACATGGGGAACTTGGGTTTTGATGGGTCTAAATGTActtctttttgttgtcGCGACGTTCATTGTGGAACCATGGAAAAGAAGTAAGTTGGTTTCAGCTTTTGAAGATAAGGTGAAGCAAGTGTTGGTGGGTATTTCACAAGAGAACGAACAGATTTTAGATCCaatcattgaaaaactAGAGCCTACTGATGGACAAGTCCCAATCAAAACATCATTTGACTTTAAGTTTGTCACCAATACTTGGCACGGTTTAAAGGCTGCTCTTGTGAGGAATTATGAAGCATTGATGTCGCCTGAAATAACGAATTTGGAGTTTGATAAATTCGAATTTGAGTTATTTACAATGACTGTAGCAATAGTTGCATTTAGCATGGGAAGTTTAATTGTTTCCttatttaaataa
- the PR26 gene encoding proteasome regulatory particle base subunit (Protein with similarity to proteasomal 26S regulatory subunit of S. cerevisiae, H. sapiens, Methanobacterium thermoautotrophicum (Archaebacterium)) — translation MEDPVSLDNVNSVLSKLNNVSATNSNETDVYLKLKKLEKELDLLLLQEEYIKDEQRHLKRELVRAQEEVKRIKSVPLVIGQFLEPIDENTGIVSSTTGSNYVVRILSTLDRELLKASSSVALHRHSNALVDILPPEADSSISIVGEDQKPDVTYADVGGLDMQKQEIKEAVELPLTQGDLYSQIGIDPPRGVLLYGPPGTGKTMLVKAVANSTTASFIRINGSEFVQKYLGEGPRMVRDVFRLARENSPAIIFIDEIDAIATKRFDAQTGADREVQRILLELLNQMDGFDQTSTVKVIMATNRADTLDPALLRPGRLDRKIEFPSLKDRRERRLIFSTIASKMSLAPEADLDSLIIRNDPLSGAVIAAIMQEAGLRAVRKNRYMILQSDLEEAYTSQVKTGTEHDKFDFYK, via the coding sequence ATGGAAGACCCAGTTCTGTTAGACAACGTAAACAGTGTgttatcaaaattgaataacgTTTCAGCTACAAACTCCAATGAAACTGATGTGTATcttaaattgaaaaaattggagAAGGAGTTAGATTTACTATTACTACAAGAAGAGTACATTAAGGATGAACAACGTCATTTAAAGCGTGAATTGGTGAGGGCACAAGAAGAAGTCAAGAGGATAAAGTCTGTGCCATTAGTCATTGGACAATTCTTGGAACCAATAGATGAAAACACTGGTATAGTTTCATCCACCACTGGTTCAAACTATGTCGTTAGGATTTTATCTACATTAGATCGTGAGTTGTTAAAGGCATCCTCTTCGGTTGCATTACATCGTCACTCAAATGCATTGGTTGACATATTGCCACCAGAAGCTGACTCTTCTATATCAATTGTTGGAGAAGACCAAAAGCCAGATGTCACTTATGCCGATGTTGGTGGTCTAGATATGCAAAAGCAAGAAATCAAGGAAGCCGTCGAGTTGCCATTGACTCAAGGTGATTTGTATTCTCAAATTGGTATTGATCCACCTAGAGGGGTGTTGTTGTATGGTCCACCAGGTACTGGGAAAACCATGTTAGTCAAAGCTGTGGCAAATTCAACCACGGCTTCTTTCATCAGAATTAATGGGTCAGAATTTGTACAAAAATACTTAGGAGAGGGTCCAAGAATGGTGAGAGATGTTTTCAGATTGGCAAGAGAGAATTCACCAGcaatcatttttattgatgaaatagATGCAATTGCTACCAAGAGATTTGATGCTCAAACTGGTGCTGATCGTGAAGTTCAAAGAATTTTGTTGGAgttattgaatcaaatggATGGGTTTGATCAGACATCCACTGTCAAAGTTATAATGGCTACTAACAGAGCAGATACTTTAGATCCTGCATTGTTGAGACCAGGTAGATTAGATAGAAAGATTGAGTTTCCTTCATTGAAAGATAGAAGAGAAAGaagattgattttttcGACAATTGCATCGAAGATGTCATTAGCACCTGAAGCTGATTTGGACTCTTTAATTATCAGAAACGATCCATTGTCTGGTGCAGTTATTGCTGCAATTATGCAAGAAGCCGGGTTAAGAGCTGTGAGAAAAAACAGATATATGATTTTGCAAAGTGATTTGGAGGAAGCTTACACTTCACAAGTAAAGACAGGGACAGAAcatgataaatttgatttctatAAGTAA
- the SMP3 gene encoding glycosylphosphatidylinositol-alpha 1,2 mannosyltransferase (Mannosyltransferase of glycosylphosphatidylinositol (GPI) biosynthesis; catalyzes mannosylation of Man3-GPI precursor; essential for viability; 8-9 transmembrane regions predicted; has HQEXRF motif; functional homolog of S. cerevisiae Smp3p), which yields MIKINFNWRTFYLLTIVFRFVFTLSDSYIHPDEHFQSLEVLTNRILNYSTNIPWEFQDDPARSLAPLYFIYGPLLYFIKFFKLNLTALQIWYIARLQISILSWIITDFCLYWMLPSKPERIKAIFFTSTSYITLVYQNHLFSNSIETLLLLVTILLIDDLRYVQESKDQDVQNLNKNKNLFYTGVLISLGIFNRITFPAFLILPGWFVMKYVLKHYVSGLYLVMGFFSTTALLILVDTILFGNINNVVAEPFNVSSYIIAPLNNLLYNARYENLAQHGIHPYYTHILVNMPQILGPGLIFFVSKSYTKTTPFLTVISGLLFLSVIPHQELRFLIPLLPLACCSFDFTLKWVQPWMLYTWYIFNIFMSILMGKLHQGGVVPVLDHIKSEASVQVWWRTYTPPSWILGSNSTETTHLGEKLNDNKFINIVDCMGADSKEVQQILQTISTNKPVYLITPIASFKHFDESRFSPVWNYTFHLDLDHLDFADIQPGLGVYQLL from the coding sequence ATGATCAAGATCAACTTCAATTGGAGAACGTTTTATCTTCTTACAATTGTATTTCGATTTGTGTTTACTCTATCAGACTCGTACATTCACCCTGACGAACATTTCCAAAGTTTAGAAGTACTCACCAACCGTATCTTAAACTATTCCACTAACATTCCCTGGGAGTTTCAAGATGATCCAGCAAGAAGTTTAGCTCCATTGTACTTTATTTATGGACCTTTGCTTTATTtcataaaatttttcaagttgAACTTGACTGCTTTGCAAATATGGTATATTGCACGATTACAGATAAGTATACTAAGTTGGATTATCACCGATTTCTGCTTGTATTGGATGTTACCCTCTAAACCAGAACGTATCAAAGCTATTTTCTTCACACTGACATCGTATATCACATTAGTTTATCAAAACCATTTATTTTCCAATAGCATTGAaacattattgttgttagttACAATTTTACTAATTGATGACTTACGATATGTTCAAGAATCCAAAGATCAAGATGttcaaaatttaaacaaaaacaagaatttattCTATACTGGGGTGTTGATTTCCCTTGGTATATTTAATAGAATAACTTTTCCAGcttttttgattcttcCTGGTTGGTTTGTAATGAAGTATGTGCTCAAGCATTACGTCAGTGGATTATACTTAGTCATGGGGTTCTTTTCAACTACGGCCTTACTAATACTAGTTGACACAATATTATTTGGAAATATCAACAACGTTGTAGCGGAACCATTCAATGTATCCAGCTACATCATTGCACCattgaacaatttgttATACAACGCCAGGTATGAGAACTTGGCCCAACATGGAATTCACCCGTACTACACACATATATTAGTCAATATGCCTCAGATTCTTGGACCTGGCttaattttctttgtttccAAGTCTTACACCAAAACCACACCATTTTTAACTGTCATTAGTGGGCTATTGTTTCTTTCAGTAATCCCACACCAGGAATTAAGATTTTTGATTCCACTTTTACCTCTTGCATGTTGcagttttgattttaccTTGAAATGGGTACAACCATGGATGCTATATACGTGGTATATTTTCAACATCTTCATGAGTATATTAATGGGGAAATTACACCAAGGAGGGGTTGTACCAGTATTAGACCATATAAAACTGGAAGCATCAGTACAAGTGTGGTGGAGAACTTATACACCACCTAGCTGGATCTTGGGTAGCAATTCAACTGAAACTACACATCttggtgaaaaattgaatgacaataaatttattaatattgttgattgtaTGGGTGCAGATAGCAAAGAGGTCCAACAAATCCTTCAAACGATCTCAACAAATAAACCAGTATATTTAATTACCCCAATAGCTTCTTTCAAACACTTTGATGAATCCCGATTTAGCCCAGTTTGGAACTACACTTTTCATTTGGATTTAGACCATTTAGACTTTGCAGATATCCAACCTGGTTTAGGTGTCTATCAGTTATTATAG
- the IDH2 gene encoding isocitrate dehydrogenase (NAD(+)) (Putative mitochondrial NAD-isocitrate dehydrogenase subunit; induced by ciclopirox; induced in high iron; present in exponential and stationary growth phases; Spider biofilm repressed) has translation MFRQVTKSAPVIRTTQRLFARSYIAGQFTGSKGSDGKYTVTLIEGDGIGPEISQAVKDIYAAADVPIHWEPVDVTPLLIDGKTTLPQPAVDSVNKNLVALKGPLATPVGKGHTSMNLTLRRTFNLFANVRPCKSIVGYETPYENVDTVLIRENTEGEYSGIEHTIVPGVVQSIKLITKPASEKVIRYAFEYAKSINKPHVLVVHKASIMKLSDGLFVNTAKEVAQEYPDVSLDFELLDNTSLRLTADPSQYKNVVMVMPNLYGDIMSDLSSGLIGGLGLTPSGNMGNKVSIFEAVHGSAPDIAGKGLANPTALLLSSCMMLRHMSLNSDADRIENAVLKTIASGPENRTGDLKGTATTTRFTEEVIKNL, from the coding sequence ATGTTCAGACAAGTGACAAAATCAGCTCCAGTTATCAGAACCACCCAAAGACTTTTTGCTAGATCCTACATTGCCGGTCAATTCACCGGTAGCAAGGGATCAGACGGTAAATATACTGTTACTTTGATTGAAGGTGACGGTATTGGGCCAGAAATTTCCCAAGCCGTTAAAGATATTTACGCTGCTGCTGATGTGCCAATTCACTGGGAACCAGTCGATGTCACTCCATTGTTGATTGACGGTAAGACCACCTTGCCACAACCAGCTGTTGACTCCGTCAACAAGAACTTGGTTGCCTTGAAAGGTCCATTAGCCACCCCAGTTGGTAAAGGTCACACTTCCATGAACTTGACTTTGAGAAGAACTTTCAACTTGTTTGCCAACGTTCGTCCATGTAAATCCATTGTTGGTTACGAAACTCCCTACGAAAATGTCGATACAGTTTTGATCAGAGAAAACACCGAAGGAGAATACTCCGGTATTGAACATACTATTGTTCCAGGTGTTGTCCAATCCATTAAGTTGATTACCAAGCCAGCTTCCGAAAAAGTCATTAGATACGCTTTTGAGTACGCTAAATCTATCAACAAACCACACGTTCTTGTTGTCCACAAAGCCTCCATTATGAAATTGTCTGATGGTTTGTTTGTCAACACTGCTAAAGAAGTTGCTCAAGAATACCCAGATGTTTCTTTAGACTTTGAATTGTTGGACAACACTTCATTAAGATTAACTGCCGACCCATCTCAATACAAGAACGTTGTCATGGTTATGCCAAACTTGTACGGTGATATCATGTCCGATTTGTCCTCCGGTTTGATTGGTGGTTTGGGTTTGACCCCATCCGGTAACATGGGTAACAAGGTTTCTATTTTCGAAGCTGTCCATGGTTCTGCTCCAGATATTGCTGGTAAAGGTTTGGCCAACCCTACTGCCTTATTATTGTCATCCTGTATGATGTTGAGACATATGTCTTTGAACTCCGACGCCGacagaattgaaaatgctGTGTTGAAGACTATTGCTTCCGGTCCAGAAAACAGAACTGGTGACTTGAAAGGTACCGCTACCACTACACGTTTCACTGAAGAAGTCATTAAAAACTTGTAA
- the ADE8 gene encoding phosphoribosylglycinamide formyltransferase (Putative phosphoribosylglycinamide formyl-transferase, enzyme of amino acid biosynthesis pathway; upregulated in biofilm; S. cerevisiae ortholog is Gcn4p regulated; protein enriched in stationary phase yeast-form cultures), producing MTLNITVLISGSGTNLQALIDAQKNNQLKGQITQVISSSETAYGLKRAEQACIPTKTHVLKTYYKGTTKDQTDVRKQRREQFNVELANLLINGQIQGSDASYTKPDLIVCAGWMLILSPSVLQPLEKAGITIINLHPALPGAFDGTHAIDRCWKAGQDGEITKGGVMIHRVIAEVDRGTPILVKELDLIKGESLEEYEERVHKVEHVAIVEGTNIILEELSK from the coding sequence ATGACTTTGAACATAACAGTTTTGATATCAGGATCCGGTACAAACTTACAAGCACTTATAGATGCTCagaaaaacaatcaattgaaaggTCAAATTACTCAAGTTATATCGTCATCGGAAACTGCATATGGATTAAAAAGAGCTGAGCAAGCATGCATACCTACAAAAACTCATGTATTGAAAACCTACTACAAGGGAACCACTAAAGATCAAACCGACGTGCGTAAGCAACGCAGAGAACAATTCAACGTTGAGTTAGCTAATTTACTCATCAATGGTCAAATTCAAGGTTCGGATGCCCTGTACACAAAGCCagatttgattgtttgtGCTGGATGGATGTTGATTTTATCACCAAGTGTTTTACAACCTTTGGAGAAGGCAGGAATCACTATTATTAACTTGCATCCTGCATTACCTGGTGCATTCGACGGAACCCATGCCATTGATCGTTGCTGGAAAGCTGGTCAAGATGGAGAAATTACAAAAGGTGGAGTTATGATCCACAGAGTCATTGCTGAGGTGGATAGAGGCACTCCTATTTTGGTCAAGGAGcttgatttgattaaagGTGAATCTTTAGAAGAATATGAAGAGAGAGTGCATAAAGTGGAACACGTCGCCATAGTTGAAGGGACCAACATTATTCTCGAGGAATTGAGCAAGTAA
- the EFT2 gene encoding elongation factor 2 (Elongation Factor 2 (eEF2); GTPase; essential; highly expressed; target of sordarin antifungals; antigenic in human/mouse; lacks site for regulatory phosphorylation by eEF2 kinase; GCN-regulated; higher protein amount in stationary phase): MVAFTIEQIRGLMDKVTNVRNMSVIAHVDHGKSTLSDSLVQKAGIISAAKAGDARFMDTRKDEQERGITIKSTAISLYASMTDEDVKDIKQKTDGNSFLVNLIDSPGHVDFSSEVTAALRVTDGALVVVDTVEGVCVQTETVLRQALGERIKPVVVINKVDRALLELQTTKEDLYQTFARTVESVNVIISTYCDPVLGDVQVYPQKGTVAFASGLHGWAFTVRQFANKYSKKFGVDKEKMMERLWGDSYFNPKTKKWTNKDKDADGKPLERAFNMFILDPIFRLFAAIMNFKKDEIPVLLEKLEIQLKGDEKDLEGKALLKVVMRKFLPAADALLEMIVLHLPSPVTAQAYRAETLYEGPSDDPFCTAIRNCDPNADLMLYVSKMVPTSDKGRFYAFGRVFAGTVKSGQKVRIQGPNYQVGKKEDLFLKSIQRTVLMMGRSVEQIDDCPAGNIIGLVGIDQFLLKSGTITTNEAAHNMKVMKFSVSPVVQVAVEVKNANDLPKLVEGLKRLSKSDPCVLTYMSESGEHIVAGTGELHLEICLQDLENDHAGVPLRISPPVVSYRETVEGESSMVALSKSPNKHNRIYVKAQPIDEEVSLDIENGVINPRDDFKARARILADKHGWDVVDARKIWCFGPDGNGPNLVVDQTKAVQYLNEIKDSVVAAFQWATKEGPIFGENCRSVRVNILDVTLHADAIHRGGGQIIPTMRRVTYASMLLAEPAIQEPVFLVEIQCPENAIGGIYSVLNKKRGQVISEEQRPGTPLFTVKAYLPVNESFGFTGELRQATGGQAFPQLIFDHWQVMSGDVTDENSKPGAIVKEKRVRAGLKPEVPEYTEYYDKL; the protein is encoded by the exons ATGG TTGCTTTCACTATTGAACAAATCCGTGGTTTGATGGACAAGGTCACCAATGTCCGTAACATGTCTGTCATTGCCCACGTCGATCACGGTAAATCCACTTTATCTGATTCTTTGGTTCAAAAAGCTGGTATTATTTCCGCTGCCAAGGCTGGTGATGCCAGATTTATGGATACCAGAAAAGATGAACAAGAAAGAGGTATCACTATCAAATCTACTGCTATTTCTTTGTATGCTTCCATGACTGACGAAGATGTCAAAGACATTAAACAAAAGACCGATGGTAACTCCTTCTTGGTTAACTTGATTGATTCCCCAGGTCACGTTGATTTCTCCTCTGAAGTCACTGCTGCTTTGAGAGTCACTGATGGTGCCTTGGTTGTCGTTGATACCGTTGAAGGTGTCTGTGTCCAAACTGAAACCGTTTTGAGACAAGCTTTGGGTGAAAGAATTAAAccagttgttgttattaacAAGGTTGACAGAGCTTTGTTGGAATTGCAAACCACCAAAGAAGATTTGTACCAAACTTTTGCCAGAACTGTTGAATCCGTTAACGTTATTATCTCCACTTACTGTGACCCAGTTTTAGGTGATGTCCAAGTTTACCCACAAAAAGGAACAGTAGCCTTTGCTTCCGGTTTACACGGTTGGGCTTTCACTGTTAGACAATTTGCCAACAAGTATTCCAAGAAATTCGGTGTTGACAAAGAAAAGATGATGGAAAGATTATGGGGTGATTCTTACTTCAACCCAAAGACCAAGAAATGGACTAACAAAGACAAAGATGCTGATGGTAAGCCATTAGAAAGAGCTTTCAACATGTTCATCTTGGACCCAATTTTCAGATTGTTTGCTGCCATCATGAACTTCAAGAAAGATGAAATTCCAGTCTTGttggaaaaattggaaatccAATTGAAAGGTGACGAAAAAGATTTGGAAGGTAAAGCTTTGTTGAAGGTTGTTATGAGAAAATTCTTACCAGCTGCCGATGCTTTATTGGAAATGATTGTCTTGCACTTGCCATCTCCAGTTACTGCCCAAGCTTACAGAGCTGAAACTTTGTACGAAGGTCCATCCGATGATCCATTCTGTACTGCTATCAGAAACTGTGACCCTAACGCTGATTTGATGTTGTACGTCTCCAAGATGGTTCCTACATCCGATAAAGGTAGATTCTACGCTTTCGGTAGAGTTTTCGCTGGTACCGTTAAATCCGGTCAAAAAGTTAGAATCCAAGGTCCAAACTACCAAGTTGGTAAGAAAGAAGACTTGTTCTTGAAATCTATTCAAAGAACCGTTTTGATGATGGGTAGATCtgttgaacaaattgatgaCTGTCCAGCTGGTAACATTATTGGTTTGGTTGGTATTgatcaattcttgttgaaATCTGGtaccatcaccaccaacGAAGCTGCTCACAACATGAAAGTCATGAAATTCTCTGTCTCCCCAGTCGTGCAAGTTGCTGTTGAAGTTAAGAATGCTAACGATTTACCAAAATTAGTCGAAGGTTTGAAGAGATTGTCCAAATCCGATCCATGTGTTTTGACTTACATGTCCGAATCTGGTGAACATATTGTTGCTGGTACCGGTGAATTGCACTTGGAAATTTGTTTACAAGATTTAGAAAACGATCATGCTGGTGTTCCATTGAGAATCTCCCCACCAGTTGTTTCTTACAGAGAAACTGTGGAAGGTGAATCCTCCATGGTTGCTTTGTCCAAATCACCAAACAAGCATAACAGAATTTACGTTAAAGCTCAaccaattgatgaagaagtttctttggatattgaaaatggtgTCATTAACCCAAGAGATGATTTCAAAGCCAGAGCTAGAATTTTGGCTGACAAACACGGTTGGGATGTCGTTGATGCTAGAAAGATCTGGTGTTTCGGTCCAGATGGTAACGGTCCTAACTTGGTTGTTGATCAAACCAAGGCTGTTCAATACTTGAACGAAATTAAAGATTCCGTTGTTGCTGCTTTCCAATGGGCTACCAAAGAAGGTCCAATTTTCGGTGAAAACTGTAGATCCGTCAGAGTTAACATTTTGGATGTTACTTTGCATGCTGATGCTATCCACAGAGGTGGTGGTCAAATCATCCCAACCATGAGAAGAGTTACTTACGCTTCTATGTTGTTGGCTGAACCAGCTATTCAAGAACCAGTTTTCTTGGTTGAAATTCAATGTCCAGAAAACGCTATTGGTGGTATCTACTCAGTCTTGAACAAGAAGAGAGGTCAAGTTATTTCTGAAGAACAAAGACCAGGTACTCCATTGTTCACTGTTAAGGCTTACTTGCCAGTTAACGAATCCTTCGGTTTCACTGGTGAATTGAGACAAGCTACTGGTGGTCAAGCTTTCCCACAATTGATTTTCGATCATTGGCAAGTTATGTCCGGTGATGTTACCGATGAAAACAGTAAACCTGGTGCTATTGTCAAGGAAAAGAGAGTTAGAGCCGGTTTGAAACCAGAAGTTCCAGAATACACTGAATATTACGATAAATTGTAA